The DNA segment CGGGGGTGCTGGTTCCAAGTCAACCTCCCCGGGGGCGGAGGAGGCCGCGTACCCGGGTAGGGGCTCGGAAACGGCCCCGACAGACCAAGGAAAGCGCGATTCTGCCGCGGCCGCTGCTGCCGGGCTGGCGGTTCCCGAGGCCGGGATGCCTCCCCGGAGCCCGGGGCTTGCGGTTGCCCCTCAGGGCTCAGTCACGCAGAAAGGCTGACTAAAGTCTGTGTCCCCCGCAAGAACGGGACAATAGAGCCACCCTCCGGGTCACAGGTCAGCTCCTCGCTGATTGAGATATTCGCCACTTCCCCCACCCCTTCTGCCCCGCGGAGGCGCGGGAGGGAATCCAAGGGGGTGAGGATGCTCTCGGTCGGGCCGGGGTGCCGAGGGCCCGGCTTCCTCGTCCGCCTGCTCTGCACCCTGCATGTACTAACGGGGGCTTTTACCCTCTTTCTAGAGGATGTCCATCCCCGGGGTCACCCTGGTGCCTGGGCGTCAAAGGGCTATACCCCTCGCCCCGGGCTTTGCTTCAGCACCTTCAACTTGTCCTCATGGTTTTCCCACTCGCATTCGAGCCTGACTCGTGTTTCCCAAGCAGCTAAAGGGTTATTTTCttgggaaaatggggaaaaactTCTCCCCATCGCCACCAAACACGCCACAAACCCCCGGCTGGACGGAGCCTGTTGGCACCTACATTTCCTCGCCATTCTGGTCTTTCAGCTTGCCTCCGCCTGGCCTTTGATATTCCTCACCCCCTCCCCTCGCCGAAGTTCAGACCTGTTTACTCCAGCCCGTATCTCTGAAGTTCAAATGTACATGTGCTTCCCCTCCGCTGAGTGACAGCTACAATGGAAATGTCTCGTTCGCTCCTGGTTTGCATATCATTACACAGGAGATGCAATATGTTTATGGCAGGAGAAAAACTACTTGTCTTTACGCTTGTTAGGGATATTCATTTAACTGCGATGCAGCGCGGTTTAAAAGCCATTTAGGGCGCAGGAAATACTCCCCTCGCCCTCCGGCTCGCAGGTCGAAGCGGGGgatttttgtctccttttccccGGCTCGGTTCTGCCTTTTCCCCGGGGGGAGCCGTGTGCGGAGCTCCGGGTCCGGGGTACACAAAGGGGACCGGGCACTGAGGGGCTCCGAGAGCAGAGGGACCAGCACCGCCTTGCAGGGGTTGTGCGTTTCTGCGGCTCTTCAATTCCCAAATTATCCCAAAGACATAAAAAAGGGGGTGTTGGACGAGAATTACACCAATATCCTGACGTAAAGAGGGGCCTCCTCCGCCTTCCCCTCCGGTGGGGAGCACGGGAGCCTGCGAGAGCGACTACTTTTCCGGTTGCTGTTGTTTGCAATTGAGATTGGTTCAAAAAAGAGAGATGCGATgtttcccccacccctcccagCCGCCacctttggaaataaaattgGGGATCGCtgaataaaaatggaatttaCTTAAAGTGGTAAAATACGTACGAAATATATTACATGTTCTTTTTAATTGCGAAAGCGATGGGGGTAAAATATCATAGGCCATACCGGCAATGCCCTAtctaaaagaataataataacataCATAAAACCCCCGCGTTTTATGTAATTTTGGGTCCCCGAACCTTTATATTCCAGCCAGGAAGCGATGGGGGTGTCGATCCCTCCCGTGCGGACACCGCCGGGCGCGCACACCCCGGCGAAGTTGGAGTAGAAACGGGAAACCCATCAACCAAGATTTATGGGTTAATTGCTGTAGCAAAGGGCCGCAAGTGCACTGCGGCGCGGCAGGACCCCCCCAGAccagcccagcccagagctACGATCGCTTCTCGATTCCCCCTTCATCCCCATTTCCGGGACGCTTTTCCCGAAGCCCAGAGaggaaattttttttccagggtaTTTTTCCAGGCAGATTCCCccaaattaataatttttattattattattattagtttcTCCCGCTTTGGAACCGCGTTGGCTCCTGCTCCTCAAGGGGCAGGGTCACCCCCCCCACCTCAGCCCCGTGTACTGAGGGCACCTGAGCGGGCGGCCCCCGCTCCCCTGTCCCTGCCCCGGCGCGTCCCGGTGGGGCCGGACAATGCCACACGTGAGGCCTCCCGCACAAGCAGGGGTCAGTCGCCCTCGGTCGCCCCGGGTCGGAGACTTCAGAGGCGCTGCCCTCCCCGGCGCTCAGCTGATGGGCTAATTGAATTAtgcccttttccccctcttatttcccttttattttaagggctgggggggggagttGTTGTTGTTaccaagaaaacccaacaaGTGCGGGAGGTCATTAATTACCCGCCCTGCCCTTCCGCAGACGGGCAGGTCTCTCTCCGCTGCCCCACCGCGGAGGGACCGCAGGTGGGTGTCCCGAGGACCCCCAACACTACCCCGCTTCCCCCGAGCTCCCGACCGCACTGCCATTCTTTGGGGCACCCTCTTCTTCCTCCGCGCAAGAGCCGCGGGCGCGCAGCGCAGGTTCCCCCCTTCTTCCCTGTCTCTTATATTGCGATCGTGCGCTAACGGCAGCGAGGGACTCACCTTCAACTTTGGGACTGTTCGTGGCGGCTGTGGCCTGGGAAATTGGACTGTTTGACGGGCTTGAGTGTTACCTCTCGGGGAGGTTTTATATCGGTGgcgcttttttttttgtttcccttttttcttttttttcctttttcccccttttttctttttttcctttcttttttttttttttttaactttccctCCCTGCAAACCCTAAAATAAAGAATGCGAAGCCTTTCCCGGAGTTGATGGGGGGGAAGGATGTGAAAGAGCCGCGGTTATAAAGCGCTGCTTGACGCGAGCTCTCAATGCGTCTCTGAACTTGATCAGATTTTACGTTCCCCGCCGAGCGCCGGCGGCGAGCCTGGGCTCTGCCCAATGGCCGGACTCGGGGGCTCAGCACATCTCAGGATATTACAATCACAGccatctttctttctgccttttatttccaCTCTTGCTCCCCATAGTTCTTTGCAAATGCTTTCCAGAACAGAAAATGAGTGGATTTATAGCGCTGTCTGCAAGTGATAATTATTCCAAGGCAGAACGTTgcctttgcaaaatgaaattaaaaagaaaaggggaaaggggaaaaaaagaaaggggggggaaatataaaggaaagaaagagagagacgGGAGGGAAATAAGATAAACGAGTGTAGGACAAACAGGGAGCGGTAAGCGTAGGACCGGGCGCTGCTCCGCGGGATGgcggggaaggggagggggctGGCGTTGCGGACCCCCCGCCGCCCTCCCTGAGGGGCCGAGGGGCGGGAGCGGTTGGgtcaataaaggaaaaaaggaaaaaaagagaaaaagagaaaattgaaataaatggAGATTAATTGAATTGAAACGGAAAAACCAACCCCGGAGCCGCCGGTTCGGCTTCTAACGGGGTTTCGGTTTTGAAGCACCGCAGCGCCCGTGCGCCTCCCCCCGCACCGCCCAGGGCGGGCGTCCCGCCTGGCGGGGGACAACGGGGGGGCCGCAGCTCTGCGGGACACCCGAGGGGGGGGGCGTGTTGATGGCGTGGGGGGCTCCCCGCTCACGGCCCCGCAGTGGGGCACAGGGACATGGTGTGTGCCTTGGGGTGTGTGCATTGGGGTGCCCGCACCGCCGCCCCCACTCCCGCCCCGTCGGGGTTCCCTGCCACCCCCTctgtgttccccccccccccccccccgctttaCCTGCGAGGCTCCCGCACCCAATCAGAGTCCCCGTCGGCGCGGGGCTCATGTCAATCAAGCTCCTCTCCGCCAATAGGACGGCGGGCGGGGGGTCAGGTGACGCGGCTGCCGGCGGCTCCCCATTGGCGCGGCGCGGCCTGGCCCCGGCGTTGGTTTATGTGCGAGGCGCGGGCGGGCGCCCCGTCAGTGCCCCGACGGCGCCGAGCGGCAGCGAGCGCGGCCGCGCTGCCCCTCGCCCTGCTGcgccgcccggcccggcccggcccagaGCGGGGGGCGGGCGGCTTttggggggcggggggagctggttttggtggtggttgcTTTTTGTGTGGGACGGGGGGTGCTCGCTCCGCTGCCCGCTCCGCGCCTGCCCGCAGCGGGGGGCGTGGGGGTGcgttttggggtggttttgtaCTTTTTTGGGGGCGGGCGGCAGGAGGAGGGGtaaggggaggaaggggggtcAGGCTGCCGCCGCGCCGACGGCCCCGCGCTCATGACGATGCTGCTGGACGGAGGGCCGCAGTTCCCGGCGCTGGGGGTGGGCGGCTTTGCGGCGCCCCGCCACCACGAGATGCCGGGCCGCgacgccgccgccgccgccggtaTGGGGCTGGGCCCCTTCGGGGACTCCTCGCACGCTGCTGCCTTCAAGCTGAACGCTGCCCCGCACGACCTCGCCTCCGGGCAGAGCTCGGCGTTCACGCCGCAAGCGCCGGGCTACGCCAGCGCCTTGggccatcaccaccatcaccatcaccacgCCGGCCAGGTGCCCTCCTACGGCGGGGCCGCCGCCTTCAACTCCACCCGCGACTTTCTGTTCCGCAACCGCGGCTCCGGTATCGCGGACGCCGCCTCCAGCACGGGTCAACACGGGCTTTTCGGCGGCTCCCCTGGAGGTTTGCACGGCCCCGGCGGCATCCCCGACACCCCGGGCTACCTGCTGTTCCCGGGGCTCCATGAGCAGAGCCCGAGCCACACGTCTCCCAACGGGCATGTGGACAACGGGCAGATGCACCTCGGGTTGCGCGGGGACCTATTCGGGCGACCGGACCCGTACCGGGCCGTCTCCAGCCCCCGAACGGACCCTTACGCCGGCGCCCAGTTCCACAACTACAACCACATGAACATGAATATGGGCATGAACGTGGCGgcccatcaccatcaccaccaccaccacggCCCCGGAGCTTTCTTTCGGTATATGCGCCAGCCCATCAAGCAAGAATTGTCCTGCAAGTGGCTCGACGAGAGCCAGCTTAGCCGGCCCAAGAAGAGCTGCGACAGGACTTTCAGCACCATGCACGAACTGGTGACCCATGTCACCATGGAGCACGTCGGGGGGCCGGAGCAGAACAACCACATCTGCTACTGGGACGAGTGTCCGCGGGAAGGCAAGTCCTTCAAGGCGAAATACAAACTGGTGAACCACATTCGGGTGCACACGGGGGAGAAGCCCTTCCCCTGTCCCTTCCCGGGATGCGGCAAGATCTTTGCCCGCTCCGAGAACCTCAAGATTCACAAGCGGACGCACACAGGTAAGGCCGGTGACCCCCGTGTGGGTCCCGTCCCCCCCAGTCCCCTCGGGGCTCTGCGGGGACTGCGCGGATGGACCGGCTGCTGCCAGAGCGGGGGGTGCGCGGCGCTGAGAGGAGAACCGTAAAAACTCTCAATGCGATCGCGTTTTCGGTGTTTTCCCATCCTTGTTATTTTACGGTTTAGGCCCCATTGGAGTCTCCCCGAATTAAATCAGCAGACTTTTGTCAAAGTGGTTTTATATTCAACCCCGTCTTCCCTTCATCCTTCCGAACGggtgaagggaagagaaggggaaggcaggaagCAAACGTATCCTCAAATACATCTTGTAACGCTATCGGAGCTGCTGAATTTATCCCGGGTCTTCTCCCTCCCCGGGCTCACCCAGCCTCTGTCCCCAGTGCGGGCCTGTTGGGAGGTGAATTAAAAGTAATAAAGGCTGACCCGAATTTCTCTGACACATAACAAACCCTGCTCTCCGTCCTCCTTTATCTGCCGTGGTGCTTGTGCATCCCCAAGGTGGGGTGAGCAGGGCAAAGGCTCTCCTGCGAGCATGCAAGTGGGCTCGGAGAGGGGAACATCGCTCCTTCACCCTCTCTGAATTTCGTAGGTGAGAAGCCCTTCAAGTGCGAGTTTGAGGGCTGCGACAGGCGCTTCGCCAACAGCAGCGACAGGAAGAAACACATGCACGTCCACACCTCGGACAAGCCCTACATCTGCAAGGTGTGCGACAAATCCTACACCCACCCCAGCTCACTTAGGAAACACATGAAGGTAATCACCCCTGCGCTCCAGCCCTTTCCTCCctgagcagggatgctcagtCGCTGGCGTGCTCAGGGCCGGTGCCTGCCGCAGCGCTCCATGCTCCCGATGGAGCACGGCCTGAGCCGTTCCCGGTGTTTAGGCCAACGCTGG comes from the Melopsittacus undulatus isolate bMelUnd1 chromosome 6, bMelUnd1.mat.Z, whole genome shotgun sequence genome and includes:
- the ZIC3 gene encoding zinc finger protein ZIC 3, whose protein sequence is MTMLLDGGPQFPALGVGGFAAPRHHEMPGRDAAAAAGMGLGPFGDSSHAAAFKLNAAPHDLASGQSSAFTPQAPGYASALGHHHHHHHHAGQVPSYGGAAAFNSTRDFLFRNRGSGIADAASSTGQHGLFGGSPGGLHGPGGIPDTPGYLLFPGLHEQSPSHTSPNGHVDNGQMHLGLRGDLFGRPDPYRAVSSPRTDPYAGAQFHNYNHMNMNMGMNVAAHHHHHHHHGPGAFFRYMRQPIKQELSCKWLDESQLSRPKKSCDRTFSTMHELVTHVTMEHVGGPEQNNHICYWDECPREGKSFKAKYKLVNHIRVHTGEKPFPCPFPGCGKIFARSENLKIHKRTHTGEKPFKCEFEGCDRRFANSSDRKKHMHVHTSDKPYICKVCDKSYTHPSSLRKHMKVHESQGSDSSPAASSGYESSTPPAVGSASSKDSTKTPPAALQSNPGHNPGLPPNFNEWYV